The proteins below come from a single Mucilaginibacter mali genomic window:
- the gltB gene encoding glutamate synthase large subunit yields the protein MDQTDSDQQGLYRPEFEHDACGTGFITHIHGHKSNQIVTDALTILENMEHRGACGCDPDSGDGAGILIQLPHEFLMEECANLEITLPEPGEYGVGMLFFPKESALKKACRKVIVAAAEKLGLHILGYRKLQVNNSVIGETARQAEPDVEQIYILRPHHITNTDDFERKLYVLRRYITKTVNETVPAAGEHFYFTSLSCKTVIYKGQLTTYQLRQYFADLADPRVASGFAMIHSRFSTNTFPSWKLAQPFRLIAHNGEINTLTGNLNWFYSGVKSYASTYFTAEEMEMLLPVVDSAQSDSACLDNIIEILLHSGRSLPHVMMMLIPEAWDGNEQMDPIKKAFYEYHATLMEPWDGPAAICFTDGKLVGAVLDRNGLRPLRYAVTSDGRVIAASEAGVLTIDESTIIKKGRLQPGKMLLVDTEQGKIIADEEIKQKIASQQPYGRWLDNYKIILGELSEPRLAFASLSPDSVFRYQQVFGYTREDIDTIIKPMACDGKEPVGSMGTDVPLAILSDKPQHLSSYFKQFFAQVTNPPIDPIRERLVMSLNTFIGNNGNLLDEDKMHCHCVMLKHPILKNHQLEKLRSIDTGLFHAKTLQTYFKADGQPGSMEKALNRLCRYAEDAVEDGFEVLILSDRAIDSEHAPIPSLLAVSAVHHHLIRKGCRGAVGLVVEAGDVWEVHHFACLLAFGASAINPYLVQSTIETVKANGSLETDLDIKYLLKNYVKAVNDGLLKIFSKMGISTLQSYHGSQVFEILGLNEAVVSKYFTGAVTRIEGLGLDEIAREVMTKHQAGFAANSKEDNKLLPEGGIYQWKRRGEAHLFNPQTVHLLQHATRTNDYEVYKNYAKLINEQTEKHYTIRGLLDFAHHREQISIDEVEPVESILKRFATGAMSFGSISHEAHSTLAIAMNRIGGKSNTGEGGEDEIRYEKLPNGDSMRSAIKQVASARFGVTSNYLTNADELQIKMAQGAKPGEGGQLPGHKVDDWIAKTRHSTPGVGLISPPPHHDIYSIEDLAQLIFDLKNANRAARINVKLVSKAGVGTIAAGVAKAHADVILIAGYDGGTGASPISSIKHAGLPWELGLAEAHQTLVRNKLRSRVVLQTDGQLKTGRDIAIAALMGAEEWGVATAALVAGGCIMMRKCHLNTCPVGVATQDPELRKLFSGKPEHIVNLFHFIAQELREIMADLGFRTVNDMVGRVQFLKVRDNIKSWKAKKIDLSGILHPVTNQRGVTLYNSEQQDHGMADIIDWKLFETAKPALEDKTPVYASFDVKNTDRTIGTLLSNEISKVYGSAGLPDNTINYKFKGSAGQSFGAFTTTGLAFELEGEANDYVGKGLSGAQLAIYPSAQAKFVPEENMIIGNVALFGATAGELFIRGLAGERFAVRNSGATTVVEGVGDHGCEYMTGGRALILGKTGRNFAAGMSGGLAWVYDADGTFAGNCNREMVDLDPLSPQDEEQIITLLRKHVQLTGSTVAQDLLNTWQVAMTKFVKVFPQEYKKVLLKNQYQATN from the coding sequence ATGGACCAGACCGATAGCGATCAGCAGGGCCTGTACAGGCCAGAATTTGAACACGATGCCTGTGGTACAGGCTTTATTACCCATATACATGGACACAAGTCTAACCAGATAGTTACCGATGCGCTTACTATTTTAGAAAATATGGAGCACCGCGGTGCCTGCGGATGCGACCCCGATTCGGGCGATGGGGCGGGTATACTGATACAACTGCCGCACGAATTCCTGATGGAAGAATGCGCTAACTTGGAGATCACACTGCCCGAGCCAGGCGAATACGGGGTGGGGATGCTGTTCTTCCCTAAAGAATCGGCACTTAAAAAAGCATGCCGAAAAGTAATTGTTGCCGCCGCCGAGAAATTAGGCTTGCATATATTAGGTTACCGTAAACTACAGGTAAATAATTCGGTAATTGGCGAAACCGCCCGCCAGGCCGAACCGGATGTGGAGCAGATCTATATATTAAGGCCGCACCACATTACCAATACCGACGATTTTGAGCGTAAACTATACGTATTGCGCCGTTATATCACCAAAACCGTAAATGAAACTGTTCCTGCCGCCGGTGAACATTTTTACTTTACGTCGTTATCGTGCAAAACCGTTATTTATAAAGGCCAGCTGACCACTTACCAGTTGCGCCAATACTTTGCCGATCTGGCCGATCCGCGTGTTGCATCGGGCTTTGCCATGATCCACTCGCGGTTCTCAACCAATACTTTCCCATCGTGGAAACTGGCCCAGCCGTTCCGCCTGATCGCGCACAATGGCGAGATCAACACCCTTACCGGTAACTTAAACTGGTTCTACTCGGGTGTGAAATCGTACGCCTCTACTTACTTCACCGCCGAAGAAATGGAGATGCTGCTACCGGTTGTGGACAGCGCGCAGTCTGATTCGGCTTGTTTGGATAATATCATCGAGATATTGCTGCACTCGGGCCGTTCGCTACCGCACGTAATGATGATGCTGATCCCTGAAGCATGGGACGGTAACGAGCAGATGGACCCGATCAAAAAAGCCTTCTACGAGTATCATGCTACCCTGATGGAACCATGGGATGGCCCGGCCGCTATCTGCTTTACCGATGGTAAACTGGTAGGTGCGGTATTAGACCGTAATGGCCTGCGCCCATTGCGCTACGCCGTAACCAGTGATGGCCGTGTGATAGCCGCTTCGGAAGCAGGTGTGTTGACCATTGACGAATCGACCATCATCAAGAAAGGTCGCCTGCAACCCGGCAAAATGCTGCTGGTAGATACCGAGCAGGGCAAGATCATTGCCGACGAAGAGATCAAACAAAAGATAGCTTCGCAGCAGCCCTATGGCCGCTGGCTGGATAACTATAAAATTATATTAGGCGAATTGTCTGAACCACGTTTGGCTTTCGCCAGCCTGTCGCCCGATTCGGTATTCCGTTACCAGCAGGTATTCGGTTACACCCGCGAGGATATCGATACCATTATCAAACCAATGGCCTGCGATGGTAAAGAGCCGGTAGGATCGATGGGTACCGATGTGCCGCTGGCTATCCTTTCGGATAAACCGCAGCACCTTTCAAGCTATTTCAAGCAGTTCTTCGCCCAGGTTACCAACCCGCCTATCGACCCGATACGTGAACGTTTGGTAATGAGCCTGAATACCTTTATCGGTAACAACGGCAACCTGCTTGACGAAGACAAGATGCATTGCCATTGCGTAATGCTGAAACATCCGATACTAAAGAACCACCAGTTAGAAAAACTGCGCAGTATCGATACCGGCCTGTTCCACGCCAAAACGCTGCAAACTTATTTTAAGGCCGATGGGCAACCCGGCAGCATGGAAAAAGCTCTGAACAGGCTTTGCCGCTACGCCGAGGATGCTGTGGAAGATGGCTTTGAGGTACTGATTCTTTCGGATCGTGCTATCGATTCGGAACACGCTCCGATACCATCTTTACTGGCCGTATCTGCTGTTCACCATCATTTGATCCGTAAAGGATGCCGTGGTGCGGTAGGCCTGGTAGTTGAGGCCGGCGACGTTTGGGAAGTACACCACTTTGCCTGTCTGCTGGCATTCGGCGCGAGCGCTATTAACCCTTATTTGGTGCAATCTACCATCGAAACGGTTAAAGCAAACGGTAGCCTGGAGACCGACCTGGATATCAAATACCTGCTGAAGAACTACGTTAAAGCCGTTAACGATGGTTTGCTGAAGATCTTCTCTAAAATGGGTATCTCAACGCTGCAATCGTATCATGGTTCGCAGGTGTTCGAGATATTGGGTTTGAACGAAGCCGTGGTAAGCAAATACTTTACCGGCGCGGTTACCCGTATAGAAGGTTTAGGACTTGACGAAATTGCCCGCGAGGTAATGACCAAGCACCAGGCCGGTTTTGCCGCTAATTCTAAAGAAGATAACAAATTACTGCCTGAGGGTGGTATCTACCAGTGGAAACGCAGGGGCGAAGCGCACCTGTTCAACCCGCAAACGGTGCACCTGTTGCAACATGCTACCCGTACCAACGATTACGAGGTATATAAAAACTATGCTAAGCTAATTAACGAGCAAACCGAGAAACATTACACCATCCGTGGTTTGCTTGATTTTGCCCATCACCGCGAACAGATCTCTATCGACGAGGTAGAACCGGTTGAAAGCATCCTGAAACGCTTCGCTACAGGTGCTATGTCGTTCGGGTCTATCTCGCACGAAGCGCACAGCACTTTAGCCATTGCTATGAACCGCATTGGCGGCAAAAGCAATACCGGCGAGGGCGGCGAGGACGAGATCCGTTACGAAAAACTGCCTAACGGCGATTCGATGCGTTCAGCTATCAAACAGGTGGCATCGGCACGTTTTGGGGTAACATCAAACTACCTGACCAATGCCGACGAGTTACAGATAAAAATGGCGCAGGGTGCTAAACCCGGCGAAGGTGGCCAGTTGCCCGGCCATAAGGTGGATGACTGGATCGCCAAGACCCGTCACTCTACACCGGGTGTGGGTTTAATTTCGCCGCCGCCGCACCACGATATTTATTCGATTGAAGATTTAGCCCAGCTTATCTTCGACCTGAAGAACGCCAACCGTGCCGCGCGTATCAACGTAAAGCTGGTATCAAAAGCAGGCGTAGGTACTATTGCTGCCGGTGTGGCTAAAGCCCATGCCGATGTGATCCTGATAGCCGGTTATGATGGTGGTACAGGCGCGTCGCCAATCAGCTCGATAAAACACGCTGGTTTGCCATGGGAGCTTGGCCTGGCCGAAGCGCACCAAACATTGGTACGCAACAAACTGCGCAGCCGTGTGGTATTGCAAACAGACGGTCAGTTAAAAACAGGCCGCGATATAGCCATTGCCGCCCTGATGGGTGCCGAAGAATGGGGCGTAGCTACTGCTGCCCTTGTTGCCGGCGGCTGTATCATGATGCGTAAATGCCACCTGAACACCTGCCCTGTAGGTGTGGCAACGCAAGATCCTGAACTGCGCAAACTGTTCAGCGGTAAGCCCGAGCATATCGTTAACCTGTTCCATTTTATCGCGCAGGAATTACGCGAAATTATGGCCGACCTGGGCTTCCGTACCGTGAATGATATGGTGGGCCGTGTGCAGTTCCTGAAAGTAAGGGACAACATCAAAAGCTGGAAAGCTAAAAAGATAGACCTGTCGGGCATTCTTCACCCGGTAACCAACCAACGTGGTGTAACGCTTTATAACAGCGAGCAGCAGGATCACGGCATGGCCGATATCATCGACTGGAAACTATTCGAGACCGCTAAGCCTGCATTAGAAGATAAAACACCGGTATACGCATCATTTGATGTAAAGAACACCGACCGTACCATCGGTACGCTGTTATCAAACGAAATATCAAAAGTTTATGGCTCAGCCGGATTGCCGGATAACACCATCAACTACAAATTTAAAGGTTCGGCCGGGCAAAGCTTCGGCGCGTTCACTACCACAGGTTTGGCCTTTGAGTTAGAGGGCGAAGCGAACGACTATGTAGGTAAAGGCCTTTCGGGCGCTCAGTTGGCCATTTATCCATCGGCACAAGCCAAATTTGTGCCTGAAGAGAATATGATCATTGGTAACGTGGCCCTGTTCGGCGCTACCGCCGGCGAATTGTTTATCCGCGGTTTGGCGGGCGAACGTTTCGCTGTACGTAACTCGGGTGCTACTACCGTAGTTGAGGGCGTTGGCGATCACGGTTGCGAATACATGACCGGTGGCCGCGCGCTGATACTTGGTAAAACAGGCCGCAACTTTGCCGCGGGCATGAGCGGCGGTTTAGCCTGGGTATATGATGCCGATGGTACCTTTGCCGGGAACTGCAACCGCGAAATGGTGGATCTTGACCCACTATCGCCGCAGGATGAAGAGCAAATTATTACCCTGCTGCGCAAGCATGTACAGCTTACCGGCAGTACCGTAGCGCAAGACCTGCTGAATACCTGGCAGGTGGCCATGACCAAGTTTGTTAAAGTATTCCCGCAGGAATACAAGAAAGTATTATTAAAGAACCAATACCAGGCAACCAATTAA
- a CDS encoding D-glycero-alpha-D-manno-heptose-1,7-bisphosphate 7-phosphatase, which translates to MPGKNKAVFLDRDGVLNQEMGDYVCKIEDFHILDNFDALKELQDRGYLLLVATNQGGLAKGWYSEDELGKMHALLKDTYQQHGVELTDFFYCPHHPEYTGDCDCRKPKPGLLLKGIAKYDIDPARSYFIGDRERDVIAGTAAGVTGILIDSDQPISTVLDMIA; encoded by the coding sequence ATGCCGGGCAAAAACAAAGCAGTTTTTTTAGACAGAGATGGCGTGCTGAACCAGGAAATGGGCGACTATGTTTGTAAAATTGAAGACTTCCACATCCTTGATAATTTTGACGCTTTAAAAGAATTGCAGGACCGCGGCTACCTGTTGTTGGTAGCTACCAATCAAGGCGGTTTAGCCAAAGGCTGGTACAGCGAAGACGAGCTGGGCAAGATGCACGCCTTATTAAAGGATACTTACCAGCAACATGGCGTAGAACTAACCGACTTTTTTTACTGCCCGCATCACCCCGAATATACCGGCGATTGCGATTGCCGCAAACCCAAACCTGGCCTTTTACTAAAAGGTATAGCCAAATATGATATCGATCCGGCCCGCTCCTACTTTATCGGCGACCGTGAACGCGATGTGATAGCAGGTACTGCCGCAGGTGTTACCGGTATACTAATAGACAGCGATCAGCCGATCAGCACGGTGCTGGATATGATAGCGTAA
- a CDS encoding glycosyltransferase family 39 protein → MSKIQKDTARSTNSPFRGLGGWNIDCLIAALAGFYIIHMFARYSGIGISPDSIMYASTAQNIHDHFSLITFNNLPLTFFPVFYPTFLSICIFISGGVDPVSAGPVINGLLFGAVIYLTGYITTKFKAPSLVYKWLILIAVVLSPALQEIYMYLWSETLFILVILIFVIAYHKYLQTHSTKALIIVSVVAAIGCITRYAGVTLVAAGGLLILIDGRLKPKQKFIHLLTFGAIGISLVVGNFILNKLSTGLSTGTREPSITPFKENLYYFGTVILDWAGLPASFDPIAVAFAVIVILGLATLFIVRVAQHHLNSYENIIICYTLTYGLFILVIATISRFERMNSRLLSPMFVPLLLSFTCWIPDLIKYIKFRKKWLLATPFVIAMLAYEYTIARIDYQTYDDFCEYGIPGYTDDDWNKSDFIVFLKQHKHIFKPGYPIYSDADEAVYMFTGMHSTLMPHKFFKKDVEKLYQQKKFYLIDFKKMESPELVGLKELQEHKKLTRLYDFKDGAVYLCESE, encoded by the coding sequence ATGAGTAAAATACAAAAAGATACCGCACGTTCTACCAACTCCCCCTTCAGGGGGCTGGGGGGCTGGAACATAGATTGCCTAATTGCCGCGCTGGCCGGCTTTTACATCATCCACATGTTCGCACGGTATAGCGGTATCGGTATCTCGCCCGATTCGATCATGTATGCCAGCACGGCGCAAAATATACACGATCATTTTTCGCTTATCACCTTTAATAATCTGCCACTTACCTTCTTCCCGGTATTTTACCCTACATTTTTAAGTATCTGTATCTTCATTTCAGGCGGGGTAGACCCTGTTAGCGCCGGGCCAGTAATAAACGGTTTATTGTTTGGCGCTGTTATCTATTTAACGGGATATATCACCACTAAATTTAAAGCACCATCGCTGGTATATAAATGGCTGATCCTTATTGCGGTAGTTTTAAGCCCGGCTTTACAGGAGATCTATATGTACCTGTGGTCGGAGACGCTGTTTATCCTGGTAATACTCATTTTTGTCATCGCCTATCATAAATACCTGCAAACCCATAGTACTAAAGCACTAATTATCGTATCGGTTGTGGCTGCTATTGGTTGTATTACCCGCTATGCAGGCGTTACCCTGGTAGCAGCGGGTGGCTTGCTGATCTTGATAGATGGCCGGCTAAAACCGAAGCAAAAGTTCATCCATCTACTAACATTCGGCGCTATAGGCATTTCACTGGTGGTGGGCAATTTTATATTGAATAAGTTATCTACCGGCTTAAGCACCGGCACCCGCGAGCCATCCATCACCCCATTTAAAGAAAATCTGTACTACTTCGGTACTGTGATATTAGACTGGGCCGGCCTGCCTGCCAGTTTCGACCCGATTGCTGTGGCCTTCGCGGTAATTGTGATATTGGGTTTAGCTACCCTATTTATTGTCCGTGTAGCGCAACACCATTTAAACAGTTACGAGAATATCATTATCTGCTACACGCTTACATATGGATTGTTTATACTGGTAATTGCCACCATATCCCGTTTCGAGCGAATGAATAGCCGCCTGCTATCCCCCATGTTTGTGCCTTTACTGCTATCATTCACCTGCTGGATACCAGATCTGATCAAATACATCAAATTCCGTAAAAAGTGGTTACTGGCTACACCGTTTGTAATTGCCATGCTGGCCTACGAATACACCATCGCCCGTATAGATTACCAAACCTACGACGACTTTTGCGAATACGGCATTCCCGGTTATACTGATGATGACTGGAACAAATCGGACTTTATTGTTTTCCTGAAACAGCACAAGCATATCTTTAAACCCGGCTACCCCATCTACAGCGATGCCGACGAAGCCGTATATATGTTTACCGGTATGCACAGCACCCTGATGCCGCATAAGTTTTTTAAAAAGGACGTTGAAAAACTTTACCAGCAAAAGAAGTTTTACCTCATCGATTTTAAAAAGATGGAAAGCCCCGAACTGGTGGGCCTAAAGGAGTTGCAAGAGCATAAAAAACTGACCCGCCTTTATGATTTTAAAGATGGAGCGGTATATCTATGCGAAAGTGAGTGA
- a CDS encoding glycoside hydrolase family 31 protein: MEENILNTDPNIVAPVVEEEIEGFRHLNNPADGIKPIVKKYLGIPNSVVQSGNKFYFTDGEAKVEAVVITNEIIRIRVAPHGVFLEDFSYGVPKLEARTTEFKLTEDADEYRISTPNIRCHISKKNFFIAFSDSDNKVTSVDAVPMHWEENTQFGGYYVFGTKVCHPSETFFGLGDKPTELNLRGKRFTNWNTDAYSFQWGQDPLYRTIPFYISVNEGIAHGIFFDNTFKSHFDFGAEDASKTSFWSDGGELQYYYIHGPHMMDVVKRYHILTGTHPMPPMWALGYHQCRWSYYPESKVRVITKGFRDRKIPCDGIYLDIDYMDGYRCFTWNRKYFPDPKKMIADLAADGFKTVVIIDPGIRVDDSYPVFKEGKEKRYFCRRSDDYFMEGHVWPGRCQFPDFTNPEVREWWGGLFDELVQLGVAGVWNDMNEPAVFGAGTFPDDVRHQYDGHRGSHRKAHNVYGMQMVRATYEGLRKILKNKRPFTITRAGYSGLQRYASVWTGDNVASWEHLKIGNIQCQRLSMSGVPFCGTDIGGFSGEPDGELFTRWIQLGTFSPFMRAHSAGDTKEREPWSFGEPFTAINRKFIELRYRLMPYMYSTFWEHHRYGFPILRPVVMQEQDVQSNHFRQDEFTYGDKILVCPVLEPGIQFRTVYLPKGKWYNFWTSELVDGGKEVQVETPLDTIPIFVKAGSVIPEYPVQQYVGELEIEEVKLNVYYSDIEANSFVFEDYGETFAYEQDIYLEKKFQVNGTQTAMTIQQSLEGLYTPRYENYNFSIVGLPFKPANIMVDNKWVTNFTFNNSKLEFRHNKNFKMIKIMK; the protein is encoded by the coding sequence ATGGAAGAAAACATACTAAATACCGATCCTAATATTGTAGCCCCGGTAGTTGAAGAGGAAATTGAGGGCTTCCGCCACCTGAATAACCCTGCCGATGGTATAAAGCCCATTGTGAAAAAATACCTCGGTATCCCCAATAGTGTGGTGCAATCGGGCAATAAGTTCTACTTTACCGATGGGGAGGCCAAGGTTGAGGCTGTTGTGATCACCAACGAAATTATCCGTATCAGGGTAGCGCCACATGGCGTTTTCCTGGAAGACTTTTCGTACGGTGTACCAAAGCTTGAGGCCCGCACCACCGAGTTTAAACTGACCGAAGACGCTGACGAATACCGCATCAGCACGCCCAATATCCGTTGCCATATCAGCAAAAAGAACTTCTTTATCGCCTTTTCAGATAGCGATAATAAGGTAACCAGCGTTGACGCTGTCCCTATGCACTGGGAAGAGAATACCCAGTTTGGCGGCTATTATGTATTCGGCACCAAGGTTTGCCACCCCAGCGAGACTTTCTTTGGCCTGGGCGATAAACCTACCGAATTGAACCTGCGCGGCAAACGCTTCACCAACTGGAATACCGACGCCTATTCGTTCCAGTGGGGGCAGGACCCGCTTTATCGTACCATTCCGTTCTATATCAGCGTGAACGAGGGTATAGCTCACGGGATCTTTTTTGATAATACCTTTAAATCGCACTTTGATTTCGGTGCAGAAGATGCCAGCAAGACCAGTTTTTGGTCGGACGGTGGCGAACTGCAATATTATTATATCCATGGCCCGCACATGATGGATGTGGTGAAGCGTTACCATATCCTTACCGGTACGCACCCGATGCCACCTATGTGGGCGCTGGGTTACCACCAATGCCGCTGGAGTTATTATCCCGAGTCGAAGGTGCGTGTAATTACCAAAGGCTTCCGCGACAGGAAGATCCCTTGCGACGGTATCTATTTAGATATCGACTATATGGATGGCTATCGCTGTTTCACCTGGAACCGCAAATACTTTCCCGATCCGAAAAAGATGATAGCCGACCTGGCTGCCGACGGTTTCAAAACGGTGGTGATCATTGATCCGGGTATCCGTGTGGACGATAGCTATCCTGTATTTAAAGAGGGTAAAGAGAAACGTTATTTCTGCCGCCGTAGCGACGATTACTTTATGGAAGGCCACGTTTGGCCGGGCCGCTGCCAGTTCCCCGATTTTACCAACCCCGAAGTACGCGAATGGTGGGGCGGTTTGTTTGACGAACTGGTGCAACTGGGCGTAGCCGGTGTGTGGAACGATATGAATGAACCCGCCGTTTTCGGCGCGGGCACTTTTCCCGATGATGTGCGCCATCAGTACGATGGGCACCGCGGTTCGCACCGTAAGGCGCACAACGTATACGGGATGCAAATGGTACGCGCCACTTACGAGGGGCTGCGTAAAATATTGAAGAATAAGCGTCCGTTCACCATCACCCGTGCAGGTTATTCGGGCCTGCAGCGGTATGCATCGGTGTGGACGGGAGATAACGTAGCATCGTGGGAGCATCTGAAAATTGGTAATATCCAGTGCCAGCGCCTGTCAATGTCGGGCGTGCCGTTTTGCGGTACCGATATCGGCGGCTTTAGCGGCGAGCCGGATGGCGAACTGTTCACCCGCTGGATCCAGTTGGGTACGTTCTCGCCCTTTATGCGGGCGCACAGTGCCGGCGATACCAAGGAGCGTGAGCCATGGAGCTTCGGCGAGCCGTTCACGGCCATCAACCGCAAGTTTATTGAACTGCGCTATCGCCTGATGCCTTATATGTACTCTACATTCTGGGAGCATCACCGTTACGGTTTCCCAATTTTACGGCCGGTGGTAATGCAGGAGCAGGATGTACAATCGAACCATTTCCGCCAGGACGAGTTTACCTATGGCGATAAGATACTGGTTTGTCCTGTGCTGGAGCCGGGCATACAATTCCGCACTGTTTACCTGCCTAAAGGCAAATGGTATAACTTTTGGACCAGCGAACTGGTTGATGGCGGTAAAGAAGTACAGGTTGAAACGCCGCTGGATACCATCCCGATCTTTGTTAAGGCAGGTTCAGTAATCCCCGAATATCCGGTGCAGCAATACGTTGGCGAACTGGAAATTGAAGAAGTGAAGCTGAATGTTTATTATAGCGACATCGAAGCTAACTCGTTTGTTTTTGAAGATTACGGCGAAACTTTTGCCTACGAACAGGATATTTATCTTGAGAAGAAATTCCAGGTTAACGGCACCCAAACAGCAATGACCATTCAGCAAAGTTTGGAAGGTTTATACACGCCACGGTACGAGAACTATAACTTCTCAATTGTCGGACTGCCGTTTAAACCGGCCAATATAATGGTTGATAATAAGTGGGTAACTAACTTTACATTTAATAACAGCAAGCTGGAGTTTAGGCATAATAAAAACTTCAAGATGATAAAGATCATGAAGTAG
- a CDS encoding alpha-amylase family glycosyl hydrolase: MTPTLPDHKLVIYQMLPRLFGNTNSRNKPYGSIEENGVGKFNDINDKALQEIRLMGFTHVWYTGVIEHATMTDYSAAGIPNDDPDVIKGRAGSPYAIKDYYDVDPDLAVDVKNRMAEYEALIKRTHDNGLLMLMDFVPNHVARTYQSDAKPSGVMDFGEDDDNRKAFDPQNDFYYITGQAFEVPQGYNPGGDEFQHPLKDGKFIEIPAKATGNDVFSATPSINDWFETVKLNYGRDYLDGWKTYFDPPPSVWNKMYDILHYWVAKGVDGFRCDMVEHVPMEFWGWVIGRLKNEFPQLVFIGEAYDTREYDNYIYNGKFDYLYDKTGLYDAIFKLTRNEGTVWDINKVWNYDARGKDDHMLRFMENHDEYRIASDVFAGNPWYAIPGMIVTATLSVGPVMVYAGQEVGEPANDAEGFSGRDGRTTIFDYWGMPVLQKWVNGGKYDGGALDAGASSLRFFYSKLLQAARENEAIRLGDFYELMLANQQNSGFDEKVYAYLRYTVKQRILVVVNFNRDQRQLNVKLPDDLRERLNIKGQTEFTDVLSEVKFTSNDMTNGLDITLPATGGVMLSF; this comes from the coding sequence ATGACACCAACACTCCCAGATCATAAATTAGTTATTTACCAGATGCTGCCGCGCTTGTTCGGCAATACCAACAGCCGCAATAAACCTTATGGCTCGATAGAAGAGAACGGGGTAGGCAAGTTTAACGATATTAACGATAAAGCCTTGCAGGAGATCCGCCTGATGGGGTTTACCCATGTTTGGTATACCGGCGTGATAGAACACGCTACCATGACCGACTATTCGGCCGCCGGAATCCCTAATGATGATCCGGATGTGATAAAAGGCCGCGCTGGATCGCCTTATGCCATAAAGGATTACTACGATGTTGACCCCGATCTGGCCGTGGATGTAAAGAACCGGATGGCCGAGTACGAAGCACTGATAAAACGTACGCACGATAACGGCCTGCTTATGCTGATGGACTTTGTGCCTAACCACGTGGCGCGTACCTATCAATCGGACGCTAAACCATCGGGTGTGATGGATTTTGGCGAGGATGATGATAACCGCAAAGCCTTCGATCCACAGAATGATTTTTACTATATCACAGGGCAGGCTTTCGAGGTACCGCAAGGTTATAATCCGGGTGGCGATGAATTTCAGCACCCTTTGAAGGATGGTAAATTTATAGAGATCCCCGCCAAGGCTACCGGTAACGATGTGTTCAGCGCTACGCCGTCTATAAATGACTGGTTCGAGACCGTAAAGCTAAATTATGGCCGGGATTACCTGGACGGCTGGAAAACCTACTTCGATCCGCCGCCGTCGGTATGGAACAAAATGTACGATATCCTGCACTATTGGGTTGCGAAAGGTGTCGACGGTTTCCGATGTGATATGGTGGAACATGTGCCGATGGAGTTTTGGGGCTGGGTGATAGGTAGGCTGAAAAATGAATTCCCGCAACTGGTATTTATTGGCGAGGCTTACGATACGCGCGAGTACGATAACTATATCTATAATGGCAAGTTCGATTATCTGTATGATAAGACAGGCTTGTACGATGCCATTTTTAAACTGACCCGTAACGAGGGTACCGTTTGGGATATCAACAAAGTGTGGAACTATGATGCCCGCGGCAAAGACGACCATATGTTGCGTTTTATGGAAAACCACGACGAGTACCGTATCGCGTCGGATGTGTTTGCCGGCAACCCGTGGTATGCTATTCCGGGCATGATCGTTACAGCTACTTTATCTGTCGGGCCGGTAATGGTATACGCCGGGCAGGAGGTAGGCGAACCCGCCAACGATGCCGAAGGCTTTAGCGGCAGGGATGGCCGCACCACCATATTTGATTATTGGGGTATGCCCGTATTGCAAAAATGGGTGAACGGCGGCAAATATGATGGCGGCGCGCTGGATGCCGGAGCAAGCTCGCTGCGCTTCTTTTACAGCAAATTATTACAAGCCGCACGTGAAAACGAAGCCATCCGTTTGGGCGATTTTTATGAACTGATGCTGGCTAATCAGCAAAACAGCGGGTTCGACGAAAAAGTGTATGCCTACCTGCGCTATACTGTAAAGCAGCGCATTTTGGTGGTAGTAAACTTTAACCGCGATCAGCGCCAACTGAATGTAAAGCTACCCGATGATCTGCGCGAACGACTGAATATAAAAGGACAAACTGAGTTTACCGATGTGCTGAGTGAGGTGAAATTTACATCGAACGATATGACGAATGGACTGGATATTACGCTGCCGGCTACGGGTGGGGTGATGTTGAGTTTTTAG